In Amphiura filiformis chromosome 1, Afil_fr2py, whole genome shotgun sequence, the following are encoded in one genomic region:
- the LOC140167602 gene encoding LOW QUALITY PROTEIN: uncharacterized protein (The sequence of the model RefSeq protein was modified relative to this genomic sequence to represent the inferred CDS: deleted 1 base in 1 codon) encodes MSVTPTPYGANTASTPYFTCILSQPDTYLVNNIQTGRHVLNGSTPPDDTLSLPVGSYPYRHTDNIYTFYQFLPGSTSDSVGVYYCEVFKSGQTTRVPVTIMATNRLLKPSAGQFTVTVNNAERVDLNVDSDVVNAPQNEIIKWEKQGDQVDDFKVVQQGSTQYTINSATEQHAGVYHTYWSNWDYAGSLIRLIVRGCNHGIWNPPSCTKICDNCYNGGICDDKTGECECRPGFTGPNCLTACGENKLGWHCEHECGLSAGVPSCPGSVFCMPDPVGCSCMTGWMGTECNQDPMGCGCMTGWMGIQCMDGKSIQRVDPAPYQFCHCDNGASCDRFTGRCDYGICLTGWSGDKCQRRCDDGMCLTGWSGDNCQRRCDDGMCLTGWSGDCCQSKCCLVQFCHCDNGASCDRFIGRCDDGMCLTGWSGDNCQSLQEDVMMECV; translated from the exons ATGTCTGTAACACCTACTCCTTATGGTGCAAATACTGCAAGTACACCATACTTCACTTGTATTTTAAGTCAACCAGACACTTATTTGGTGAATAATATACAAACTGGAAGACACGTCTTGAATGGAAGCACACCACCAGATGATACATTATCATTGCCTGTGGGTTCATATCCTTACAGGCATACCGACAACATATATACATTTTATCAGTTCCTACCTGGATCCACCTCTGATTCTGTCGGTGTTTACTACTGTGAAGTTTTTAAATCAGGACAAACTACAAGGGTACCTGTTACCATTATGGCTACAAATA GACTTTTAAAACCATCTGCTGGACAATTTACTGTGACAGTGAACAATGCTGAACGTGTAGACCTCAATGTAGATTCAGATGTTGTCAATGCACCACAAAATGAAATCATCAAATGGGAGAAACAAGGTGATCAAGTGGACGATTTCAAGGTGGTGCAACAGGGTAGTACACAATACACAATTAACAGTGCAACAGAACAGCATGCTGGGGTGTACCATACATACTGGAGTAACTGGGACTATGCAGGAAGCCTGATTAGATTAATTGTCAGAG GCTGCAATCACGGTATATGGAATCCCCCATCTTGTACAAAGATATGCGATAACTGTTACAATGGAGGCATATGTGATGACAAGACTGGAGAGTGTGAATGTAGACCCGGATTCACTGGACCTAACTGTCTTACAG CTTGTGGAGAAAATAAGCTTGGCTGGCACTGTGAACATGAATGCGGACTTTCAGCTGGTGTTCCATCATGTCCAGGCAGTGTGTtttgtatgccagaccctgttggttgtagctgtatgactggatggatgggaacagaatgtaatcaag accctatGGGTTGTggctgtatgactggatggatgggaataCAATGTATGGATGGGAAGAGCATACAAAGAGTGGATCCAGCCCCT TATCAATTCTGTCATTGTGATAATGGTGCATCATGTGACAGGTTTACAGGAAGATGTGATTATGGAATATGTCTTACAGGATGGTCTGGTGACAAATGTCAAA GAAGATGTGATGATGGAATGTGTCTGACAGGATGGTCTGGTGACAACTGTCAAA GAAGATGTGATGATGGAATGTGTCTGACAGGATGGTCTGGTGACTGTTGTCAAAGTAAGTGTTGCTTAGTA CAATTCTGTCATTGTGATAATGGTGCATCATGTGACAGGTTTATAGGAAGGTGTGATGATGGAATGTGTCTGACAGGATGGTCTGGTGACAATTGTCAAA GTTTACAGGAAGATGTGATGATGGAATGTGTCTGA